Proteins encoded within one genomic window of Anopheles gambiae chromosome 3, idAnoGambNW_F1_1, whole genome shotgun sequence:
- the LOC1280815 gene encoding enoyl-[acyl-carrier-protein] reductase, mitochondrial, whose amino-acid sequence MAQLVRQLGKAAAGSAHLFQLSVRHMSVMAKVLRYGEFGEPAKVLQLQEESVPDPKQGEVLIKTLGAPINPADINTIQGKYPVKPTFPAVGGNECVGEVVAIGGDGSGNSLKVGDRVVPFATGLGTWRSHAIYAANQLMKVPASVGVPEAATITVNPCTGYRMLKDFVALKPGDTVIQNGANSACGQAIIQLCRAWNVECVGVVRDRPEFAQLKDHLKGLGAAEILTEEELRTTKLFKDGIFRRPRLALNCVGGKSALELARQLDQAGVMVTYGGMSREPVTVPTASLIFKDLRFVGFWMTRWTKEHAASPLRSEMFNELFGLIDRGALKAPAHEMIPFEEYSAAVTNALNIQGFVGKKYIFRF is encoded by the exons ATGGCCCAACTTGTGAGACAGCTAGGGAAGGCCGCGGCCGGGTCAGCACATCTATTCCAACTGTCCGTACGGCACATGAGTGTGATGGCGAAGGTGCTGCGGTACGGTGAGTTTGGTGAGCCGGCAAaggtgctgcagctgcaggagGAATCCGTCCCGGACCCGAAGCAGGGCGAGGTGCTGATAAAAACACTCGGAGCGCCAATCAATCCGGCCGACATTAACACCATTCAAG GAAAGTATCCAGTAAAGCCGACCTTTCCTGCCGTCGGGGGCAACGAGTGCGTCGGTGAGGTGGTCGCTATCGGTGGCGATGGTAGCGGCAACAGTCTGAAGGTGGGCGATCGCGTTGTACCGTTCGCTACCGGGCTGGGCACCTGGCGTTCGCATGCCATCTACGCCGCGAACCAGCTGATGAAGGTGCCGGCAAGCGTCGGTGTGCCGGAGGCGGCCACCATCACCGTCAATCCGTGCACCGGCTACCGGATGTTGAAGGACTTTGTTGCGCTAAAACCGGGCGACACGGTCATACAGAATGGGGCGAACTCGGCCTGCGGCCAGGCCATCATTCAGCTGTGCCGGGCCTGGAACGTGGAGTGTGTCGGGGTAGTGCGCGATCGGCCCGAGTTTGCGCAACTAAAAGACCACCTGAAGGGGCTCGGAGCGGCCGAAATACTGACCGAGGAGGAACTGCGCACGACGAAGCTGTTCAAGGACGGCATCTTTCGCCGGCCCCGGCTAGCGCTGAACTGTGTCGGCGGCAAGAGCGCGCTGGAGCTGGCGCGCCAGCTCGACCAGGCCGGCGTGATGGTGACGTACGGCGGCATGTCCCGCGAGCCGGTGACCGTGCCGACGGCGTCACTGATTTTTAAGGATCTGCGCTTCGTCGGCTTCTGGATGACGCGCTGGACGAAGGAGCACGCCGCCAGCCCGCTGCGGAGTGAAATGTTCAACGAGCTGTTCGGGCTGATCGATCGGGGCGCGCTGAAAGCGCCGGCACACGAGATGATCCCGTTCGAGGAGTACAGCGCGGCGGTAACGAATGCGCTCAATATTCAGGGTTTCGTTGGGAAAAAGTATATCTTTCGGTTTTAA
- the LOC1280814 gene encoding SET and MYND domain-containing protein 4 isoform X3: protein MSDSLEEKFGAWELFEQLWEKEAELDYESILRDAPYHDRLKLSRDTKNSAKAQSLRTKGNQLLKVKRYVAALKCYNESIAFSEKGSEERAIAYANRSFICYELHRYEECLRNVRLARESNYPEHLASKLAKREEDAKKALQDAANKGSEKSTNGASSDTSDDSKLCDSELKLSYDAYETVPQVAQCLELSESEQFGRYVATNRNLEAGDVVIIEQPFSRLLRDIYRHVRCDFCHRESIFTLLPCENCTVAMYCSGSCASQAARQYHRYECPIIRDMWRIFTKLPVMSLRTVTTAISAFEYDLQAMWEHLQVLEKAKVNAFTMDWTSASAKDIYDTVHVLETNERTRDRKDRMVRVFYTTIIYRLLEERCPELGELCAMNDNVRELLNELILRHLQTGPVNMHSLHYMEYQPEQRVYEMENHVSACFPILSMLNHSCAPNVTRITLRDGRCAVLVTRPIAKGGQLYDNYGMHHCLMSRKERKTELLKQYRFICECEACVNNYPLYFELPAIDSSRYGMIDTQSLHAELVLHQNHKAAELLPKLRRYLNDIGDQYPRSETCSCQELFLRAFQILYMPTSESAEYYKYCNP, encoded by the exons ATGAGTGATTCGCTCGAGGAAAAGTTCGGCGCCTGGGAGCTGTTCGAGCAGCTGTGGGAGAAAGAGGCAGAGCTTGATTATGAATCCATACTCAGGGACGCTCCCTACCACGATCGGCTCAAGCTTTCGCGCGACACTAAAAACAGTGCGAAGGCGCAAAGTTTGCGCACCAAGGGCAATCAACTGCTGAAAGTGAAACGATACGTAGCAGCACTTAAATGCTACAACGAAAGTATCGCCTTCTCCGAGAAAGGTTCGGAGGAAAGGGCCATAGCGTACGCGAACCGGTCGTTCATTTGCTACGAGCTGCATCGGTACGAAGAATGCTTGCGGAACGTACGGCTGGCGCGGGAATCCAACTATCCGGAGCACCTGGCGTCAAAGTTGGCCAAACGGGAGGAGGACGCGAAGAAAGCTTTACAGGATGCGGCCAACAAGGGTAGCGAAAAGTCAACTAATGGAGCAAGCAGCGACACCAGTGATGATAGCAAACTATGTGATAGCGAGCTTAAGCTAAGTTACGACGCGTACGAAACAGTGCCGCAAGTGGCGCAATGTTTGGAGCTGAGCGAAAGCGAACAGTTTGGCCGGTATGTAGCCACCAACCGAAACTTGGAGGCCGGCGATGTCGTAATAATAGAGCAGCCGTTTAGCCGTCTGCTGCGGGACATTTATCGGCACGTGCGGTGTGATTTTTGTCACCGGGAGAGCATTTTTACGCTGCTTCCGTGCGAGAACTGTACCGTGGCCATGTACTGCTCTGGCAGCTGCGCGAGCCAAGCCGCCCGACAGTACCACCGGTACGAGTGCCCAATAATACGCGATATGTGGCGCATTTTCACCAAGCTGCCCGTAATGTCCCTACGCACCGTCACCACCGCGATCAGTGCGTTCGAGTACGATCTGCAGGCGATGTGGGAGCATCTGCAGGTGTTAGAGAAGGCGAAGGTAAACGCGTTCACCATGGACTGGACGAGCGCAAGCGCGAAAGACATTTACGACACGGTGCACGTGCtggaaacgaacgaacgtacCCGCGATCGCAAGGATCGTATGGTGCGGGTGTTTTACACTACCATCATTTACCGACTGCTAGAGGAACGCTGCCCCGAGCTAGGCGAGCTGTGCGCGATGAACGATAACGTACGGGAGCTGCTGAATGAGCTGATACTGCGCCATCTACAGACGGGGCCGGTTAATATGCATTCGCTGCACTACATGGAGTATCAGCCGGAACAGCGGGTGTACGAGATGGAGAACCACGTTTCCGCTTGCTTTCCGATACTGAGCATGCTGAACCATTCTTGCGCTCCCAACGTGACACGCATCACGCTGCGCGACGGCCGGTGCGCAGTGTTAGTTACGCGTCCCATTGCCAAAGGTGGACAGCTTTACGACAACTATGG tatgCATCACTGCCTGATGTCTCGCAAGGAACGAAAGACGGAACTGTTGAAGCAGTACCGGTTCATTTGTGAATGTGAGGCGTGCGTGAACAATTATCCGCTGTATTTCGAGCTTCCTGCTATCGATTCGTCCCGGTACGGTATGATAGATACACAGTCGCTCCACGCCGAGCTGGTACTGCATCAGAATCATAAGGCGGCCGAATTGTTGCCGAAGCTGCGGCGCTACCTGAACGATATAGGAGATCAGTATCCGCGGAGCGAAACCTGCTCGTGTCAGGAACTGTTTTTGCGCGCATTTCAAATCCTTTACATGCCGACGTCGGAAAGTGCTGAGTACTATAAATACTGCAACCCCTAG
- the LOC3291441 gene encoding uncharacterized protein LOC3291441: MTVTNILIILNLGCEMLYVIDQRLKAQSIPLDKSAQVLREITEVLLDPKFLHYIATAYQQSMLTVQQCRVLLTDIACCSLMRLDISSMDKLWDLMVMIFKWQMFITNKNAQMLLDLTFRHLDGIGRLIPEMRKQILIDNVKKSLLELWEPLCEDEQTIVHRKVYKWLKPYNTKISILIRMGLQKSTGDFEPEPKNNIFYNYYINNIGENIYSKTANLAALKAQSDSMGTASSSSSDMITAGHEIDTLVQQLNIQHDPTDDAANNATATAQTMPQTTSVHGGLNEIVIAEGTNKEHDRSPSTAQLNGKEPNSGQETSPDDVNHSSNHSKESNLDKLMKKIKLEKEDFIVADSGAIDANAELLKMFDQKLDL, encoded by the exons ATGACCGTGACAAACATTTTGATCATACTCAATCTCGGATGTGAAATGCTGTACGTGATCGATCAGCGACTGAAGGCCCAATCTATACCGCTAGACAAATCGGCACAAG TACTACGTGAGATCACCGAAGTGCTACTCGATCCCAAGTTTCTGCACTACATCGCCACGGCCTACCAACAAAGCATGCTGACCGTGCAGCAGTGTCGAGTACTGCTTACCGACATTGCATGCTGTTCGCTGATGCGGCTCGACATCAGCTCGATGGACAAGCTGTGGGATCTGATGGTCATGATATTCAAATGGCAAATGTTTATTACCAACAAAAACGCCCAAATGTTGCTCGATCTTACGTTCCGCCATCTCGACGGAATAGGGCGCTTGATACCGGAGATGCGCAAGCAGATACTTATCGACAATGTGAAGAAATCGCTGCTCGAACTGTGGGAACCGCTGTGCGAGGACGAGCAAACCATCGTCCATCGAAAGGTGTACAAATGGCTCAAGCcttacaacacaaaaatatccatTCTCATACGCATGGGATTGCAAAAATCCACCGGCGATTTTGAGCCCGAACCGAAGAACAACATTTTCTACAACTACTACATCAACAACATCGGCGAGAACATTTACTCCAAAACGGCGAACCTAGCGGCACTGAAAGCGCAAAGCGATTCCATGGGTACTGCAAGCAGCTCCAGCTCTGATATGATAACGGCCGGGCACGAGATCGATACGCTCGTACAGCAATTGAACATACAGCACGACCCAACGGATGATGCTGCGAACAATGCGACTGCTACCGCACAAACAATGCCTCAGACGACATCCGTACACGGTGGGCTGAATGAGATAGTCATTGCAGAAGGTACCAATAAAGAGCATGACAGGAGCCCATCGACGGCCCAGCTTAATGGAAAAGAACCCAATTCCGGACAGGAAACATCGCCGGATGATGTCAACCACTCTTCCAACCACTCGAAGGAAAGCAATCTGGATAAGCTGATGAAGAAAATAAAGCTCGAAAAGGAAGACTTTATAGTGGCCGATAGTGGAGCAATTGACGCAAATGCGGAGCTGCTAAAGATGTTTGATCAAAAGTTAGATCTTTGA
- the LOC133393182 gene encoding SET and MYND domain-containing protein 4-like, whose translation MVLLDTQWLLSTGWFKKDNDLALRMYERIPTTFNSHSLLKLNQVIAYSEPRSERLKHAYLQRAVHAYANREDFYCMYNLWHLEEVDEVGGLLNPLYQELYQELSRAARDRRSGIINPSPQHDVHYQHCFANVLCKELPECGRFLTPQRRCNRGSTVMCERPYVRLLVADRYFRCHYCLAHVPLVLIPCPTCSSTLYCSNTCRNRAYDEYHALECAILACLRIQFTTLEHLAVRLTCRVINMFAGQLDQLEPYVRSLLASFTPSSHSTLYGRDAPESPCKQYARIYHLATNRRQITRAALTENGLRAVSLAKLLVEQNKLPAGLLPIIAELTVRHMHIAAANVLPLHRSNANPAVESQNKTSTRYALVLLTTGSRLNHACSSNLAYQLTQNGTVSFLAKHHLCPGMQLTIDYRSIEGDNRSQFKCQCAKCV comes from the exons ATGGTGTTGCTGGACACTCAGTGGCTACTTAGCACTGGCTGGTTCAAGAAGGACAACGACCTTGCGCTGCGGATGTACGAACGAATTCCGACCACTTTCAACAGTCACTCTTTGCTCAAACTAAACCAGGTTATAGCCTACAGTGAGCCTCGCTCAGAACGGCTCAAACATGCGTACCTTCAGCGAGCTGTGCACGCATACGCCAACCGTGAAGACTTCTACTGCATGTACAACTTGTGGCATTTGGAGGAAGTGGACGAGGTCGGTGGCCTGTTGAACCCTCTGTACCAAGAGTTGTACCAGGAATTGAGCCGTGCCGCGCGTGATCGACGGTCAGGAATCATCAATCCTTCGCCGCAACATGACGTTCATTACCAGCACTGCTTCGCGAATGTATTGTGCAAAGAACTACCCGAGTGTGGCCGTTTTCTAACGCCACAGAGAAGATGCAATCGGGGCAGCACCGTTATGTGTGAGCGGCCTTACGTTAGGCTGCTGGTGGCCGACCGGTACTTCCGATGTCACTACTGCCTAGCACACGTGCCACTAGTGCTCATTCCCTGTCCCACCTGCTCGTCCACCCTGTACTGCTCTAACACGTGCCGGAACCGCGCCTATGACGAATACCACGCGTTGGAGTGTGCCATACTAGCTTGTCTTCGTATTCAGTTTACCACTTTGGAGCATCTCGCCGTACGGCTGACGTGTCGTGTCATCAACATGTTTGCCGGCCAACTTGATCAACTCGAACCGTACGTACGCTCGTTGCTAGCGAGTTTCACACCAAGCTCGCACAGCACACTGTACGGAAGAGATGCACCAGAAAGTCCCTGTAAGCAGTACGCTAGGATATATCATCTAGCCACGAATCGTCGACAAATCACCAGAGCGGCGCTTACGGAAAATGGACTCCGCGCGGTCTCGTTGGCGAAGCTGCTTGTTGAACAGAACAAGCTGCCGGCCGGACTGCTGCCCATCATTGCTGAGCTCACTGTGCGACACATGCACATTGCCGCTGCCAATGTGCTGCCGTTGCACCGTTCCAATGCAAATCCGGCAGTTGAATCACAGAACAAAACGTCGACTCGGTACGCGCTGGTGCTGCTGACCACGGGAAGCAGGCTAAACCATGCGTGTAGTTCTAATTTAGCGTACCAGTTGACGCAGAATGGAACGGTAAGCTTCTTAGCGAAGCACCACCTCTGCCCTGGGATGCAGCTTACGATTGATTACAG atCGATCGAAGGTGACAACAGGTCCCAATTTAAATGCCAATGTGCGAAATGCGTATGA
- the LOC1280814 gene encoding SET and MYND domain-containing protein 4 isoform X1 → MTFCFAPTQNNNTQFHERYGTVRSTSINDNRSRFPASGMSDSLEEKFGAWELFEQLWEKEAELDYESILRDAPYHDRLKLSRDTKNSAKAQSLRTKGNQLLKVKRYVAALKCYNESIAFSEKGSEERAIAYANRSFICYELHRYEECLRNVRLARESNYPEHLASKLAKREEDAKKALQDAANKGSEKSTNGASSDTSDDSKLCDSELKLSYDAYETVPQVAQCLELSESEQFGRYVATNRNLEAGDVVIIEQPFSRLLRDIYRHVRCDFCHRESIFTLLPCENCTVAMYCSGSCASQAARQYHRYECPIIRDMWRIFTKLPVMSLRTVTTAISAFEYDLQAMWEHLQVLEKAKVNAFTMDWTSASAKDIYDTVHVLETNERTRDRKDRMVRVFYTTIIYRLLEERCPELGELCAMNDNVRELLNELILRHLQTGPVNMHSLHYMEYQPEQRVYEMENHVSACFPILSMLNHSCAPNVTRITLRDGRCAVLVTRPIAKGGQLYDNYGMHHCLMSRKERKTELLKQYRFICECEACVNNYPLYFELPAIDSSRYGMIDTQSLHAELVLHQNHKAAELLPKLRRYLNDIGDQYPRSETCSCQELFLRAFQILYMPTSESAEYYKYCNP, encoded by the exons ATGACGTTTTGCTTTGCTCCtacccaaaacaacaacacacagttCCACGAACGATACGGCACGGTTCGTTCCACTTCTATAAATG ACAATCGTTCCCGGTTTCCGGCATCCGGCATGAGTGATTCGCTCGAGGAAAAGTTCGGCGCCTGGGAGCTGTTCGAGCAGCTGTGGGAGAAAGAGGCAGAGCTTGATTATGAATCCATACTCAGGGACGCTCCCTACCACGATCGGCTCAAGCTTTCGCGCGACACTAAAAACAGTGCGAAGGCGCAAAGTTTGCGCACCAAGGGCAATCAACTGCTGAAAGTGAAACGATACGTAGCAGCACTTAAATGCTACAACGAAAGTATCGCCTTCTCCGAGAAAGGTTCGGAGGAAAGGGCCATAGCGTACGCGAACCGGTCGTTCATTTGCTACGAGCTGCATCGGTACGAAGAATGCTTGCGGAACGTACGGCTGGCGCGGGAATCCAACTATCCGGAGCACCTGGCGTCAAAGTTGGCCAAACGGGAGGAGGACGCGAAGAAAGCTTTACAGGATGCGGCCAACAAGGGTAGCGAAAAGTCAACTAATGGAGCAAGCAGCGACACCAGTGATGATAGCAAACTATGTGATAGCGAGCTTAAGCTAAGTTACGACGCGTACGAAACAGTGCCGCAAGTGGCGCAATGTTTGGAGCTGAGCGAAAGCGAACAGTTTGGCCGGTATGTAGCCACCAACCGAAACTTGGAGGCCGGCGATGTCGTAATAATAGAGCAGCCGTTTAGCCGTCTGCTGCGGGACATTTATCGGCACGTGCGGTGTGATTTTTGTCACCGGGAGAGCATTTTTACGCTGCTTCCGTGCGAGAACTGTACCGTGGCCATGTACTGCTCTGGCAGCTGCGCGAGCCAAGCCGCCCGACAGTACCACCGGTACGAGTGCCCAATAATACGCGATATGTGGCGCATTTTCACCAAGCTGCCCGTAATGTCCCTACGCACCGTCACCACCGCGATCAGTGCGTTCGAGTACGATCTGCAGGCGATGTGGGAGCATCTGCAGGTGTTAGAGAAGGCGAAGGTAAACGCGTTCACCATGGACTGGACGAGCGCAAGCGCGAAAGACATTTACGACACGGTGCACGTGCtggaaacgaacgaacgtacCCGCGATCGCAAGGATCGTATGGTGCGGGTGTTTTACACTACCATCATTTACCGACTGCTAGAGGAACGCTGCCCCGAGCTAGGCGAGCTGTGCGCGATGAACGATAACGTACGGGAGCTGCTGAATGAGCTGATACTGCGCCATCTACAGACGGGGCCGGTTAATATGCATTCGCTGCACTACATGGAGTATCAGCCGGAACAGCGGGTGTACGAGATGGAGAACCACGTTTCCGCTTGCTTTCCGATACTGAGCATGCTGAACCATTCTTGCGCTCCCAACGTGACACGCATCACGCTGCGCGACGGCCGGTGCGCAGTGTTAGTTACGCGTCCCATTGCCAAAGGTGGACAGCTTTACGACAACTATGG tatgCATCACTGCCTGATGTCTCGCAAGGAACGAAAGACGGAACTGTTGAAGCAGTACCGGTTCATTTGTGAATGTGAGGCGTGCGTGAACAATTATCCGCTGTATTTCGAGCTTCCTGCTATCGATTCGTCCCGGTACGGTATGATAGATACACAGTCGCTCCACGCCGAGCTGGTACTGCATCAGAATCATAAGGCGGCCGAATTGTTGCCGAAGCTGCGGCGCTACCTGAACGATATAGGAGATCAGTATCCGCGGAGCGAAACCTGCTCGTGTCAGGAACTGTTTTTGCGCGCATTTCAAATCCTTTACATGCCGACGTCGGAAAGTGCTGAGTACTATAAATACTGCAACCCCTAG
- the LOC1280814 gene encoding SET and MYND domain-containing protein 4 isoform X2 — protein sequence MVNKKHPLHHPGLLCHKIDLPRLFPDNRSRFPASGMSDSLEEKFGAWELFEQLWEKEAELDYESILRDAPYHDRLKLSRDTKNSAKAQSLRTKGNQLLKVKRYVAALKCYNESIAFSEKGSEERAIAYANRSFICYELHRYEECLRNVRLARESNYPEHLASKLAKREEDAKKALQDAANKGSEKSTNGASSDTSDDSKLCDSELKLSYDAYETVPQVAQCLELSESEQFGRYVATNRNLEAGDVVIIEQPFSRLLRDIYRHVRCDFCHRESIFTLLPCENCTVAMYCSGSCASQAARQYHRYECPIIRDMWRIFTKLPVMSLRTVTTAISAFEYDLQAMWEHLQVLEKAKVNAFTMDWTSASAKDIYDTVHVLETNERTRDRKDRMVRVFYTTIIYRLLEERCPELGELCAMNDNVRELLNELILRHLQTGPVNMHSLHYMEYQPEQRVYEMENHVSACFPILSMLNHSCAPNVTRITLRDGRCAVLVTRPIAKGGQLYDNYGMHHCLMSRKERKTELLKQYRFICECEACVNNYPLYFELPAIDSSRYGMIDTQSLHAELVLHQNHKAAELLPKLRRYLNDIGDQYPRSETCSCQELFLRAFQILYMPTSESAEYYKYCNP from the exons ATG GTAAATAAGAAACATCCGCTACATCACCCCGGACTGTTGTGTCACAAAATCGATCTTCCCCGTCTGTTCCCAGACAATCGTTCCCGGTTTCCGGCATCCGGCATGAGTGATTCGCTCGAGGAAAAGTTCGGCGCCTGGGAGCTGTTCGAGCAGCTGTGGGAGAAAGAGGCAGAGCTTGATTATGAATCCATACTCAGGGACGCTCCCTACCACGATCGGCTCAAGCTTTCGCGCGACACTAAAAACAGTGCGAAGGCGCAAAGTTTGCGCACCAAGGGCAATCAACTGCTGAAAGTGAAACGATACGTAGCAGCACTTAAATGCTACAACGAAAGTATCGCCTTCTCCGAGAAAGGTTCGGAGGAAAGGGCCATAGCGTACGCGAACCGGTCGTTCATTTGCTACGAGCTGCATCGGTACGAAGAATGCTTGCGGAACGTACGGCTGGCGCGGGAATCCAACTATCCGGAGCACCTGGCGTCAAAGTTGGCCAAACGGGAGGAGGACGCGAAGAAAGCTTTACAGGATGCGGCCAACAAGGGTAGCGAAAAGTCAACTAATGGAGCAAGCAGCGACACCAGTGATGATAGCAAACTATGTGATAGCGAGCTTAAGCTAAGTTACGACGCGTACGAAACAGTGCCGCAAGTGGCGCAATGTTTGGAGCTGAGCGAAAGCGAACAGTTTGGCCGGTATGTAGCCACCAACCGAAACTTGGAGGCCGGCGATGTCGTAATAATAGAGCAGCCGTTTAGCCGTCTGCTGCGGGACATTTATCGGCACGTGCGGTGTGATTTTTGTCACCGGGAGAGCATTTTTACGCTGCTTCCGTGCGAGAACTGTACCGTGGCCATGTACTGCTCTGGCAGCTGCGCGAGCCAAGCCGCCCGACAGTACCACCGGTACGAGTGCCCAATAATACGCGATATGTGGCGCATTTTCACCAAGCTGCCCGTAATGTCCCTACGCACCGTCACCACCGCGATCAGTGCGTTCGAGTACGATCTGCAGGCGATGTGGGAGCATCTGCAGGTGTTAGAGAAGGCGAAGGTAAACGCGTTCACCATGGACTGGACGAGCGCAAGCGCGAAAGACATTTACGACACGGTGCACGTGCtggaaacgaacgaacgtacCCGCGATCGCAAGGATCGTATGGTGCGGGTGTTTTACACTACCATCATTTACCGACTGCTAGAGGAACGCTGCCCCGAGCTAGGCGAGCTGTGCGCGATGAACGATAACGTACGGGAGCTGCTGAATGAGCTGATACTGCGCCATCTACAGACGGGGCCGGTTAATATGCATTCGCTGCACTACATGGAGTATCAGCCGGAACAGCGGGTGTACGAGATGGAGAACCACGTTTCCGCTTGCTTTCCGATACTGAGCATGCTGAACCATTCTTGCGCTCCCAACGTGACACGCATCACGCTGCGCGACGGCCGGTGCGCAGTGTTAGTTACGCGTCCCATTGCCAAAGGTGGACAGCTTTACGACAACTATGG tatgCATCACTGCCTGATGTCTCGCAAGGAACGAAAGACGGAACTGTTGAAGCAGTACCGGTTCATTTGTGAATGTGAGGCGTGCGTGAACAATTATCCGCTGTATTTCGAGCTTCCTGCTATCGATTCGTCCCGGTACGGTATGATAGATACACAGTCGCTCCACGCCGAGCTGGTACTGCATCAGAATCATAAGGCGGCCGAATTGTTGCCGAAGCTGCGGCGCTACCTGAACGATATAGGAGATCAGTATCCGCGGAGCGAAACCTGCTCGTGTCAGGAACTGTTTTTGCGCGCATTTCAAATCCTTTACATGCCGACGTCGGAAAGTGCTGAGTACTATAAATACTGCAACCCCTAG
- the LOC1280813 gene encoding U6 snRNA-associated Sm-like protein LSm8, with product MSGLESYVNNTVSIITADGRNFVGTLKGFDQTVNVILDESHERVYSMTAGIEQVVLGLHIIRGDNIAIIGQLDESVDSKLDFSTIRGMPLEPVVH from the coding sequence ATGTCCGGTCTGGAGTCGTATGTCAACAATACGGTATCGATAATTACTGCCGATGGACGCAACTTTGTCGGCACGCTCAAGGGATTCGACCAGACCGTCAACGTAATACTGGACGAATCGCACGAGCGCGTCTACTCGATGACGGCCGGCATCGAGCAGGTGGTGCTCGGGTTGCACATTATCCGCGGGGATAACATTGCCATCATCGGGCAGCTGGACGAGAGCGTCGACAGTAAGCTAGACTTTAGCACCATCCGCGGCATGCCGCTGGAACCGGTGGTGCACTAA